From Pseudorasbora parva isolate DD20220531a chromosome 25, ASM2467924v1, whole genome shotgun sequence, one genomic window encodes:
- the ckap5 gene encoding cytoskeleton-associated protein 5 isoform X2 has protein sequence MGDDSEWMKLPVDQKCEHKIWKARLNGYEEALKLFQKIGDEKSPEWGKYLGLVKKFVTDSNAVAQLKGLEAALVYIENAHVAGKTTGEVVSGVVCKVFNQPKARAKELGTDICLMYIEIEKAEVVQDELIKGLDNKNPKIIVACIETLRKALCEFGSKIITLKPIVKVLPKLFESREKAVRDEAKLLAVEIYRWIRDALRAPLQNINSVQLKDLEEEWVKLPTTAPKQSRFLRSQQDLKAKFEQQQAAGGDEADGADDEEAEVPQVDPYELLEAVEILSKLPKDFYEKIEAKKWQERKEALEAVEALTKNPKLENGDYGDLVRALKKVIGKDANVMLVAMAAKCLAGLATGLRKKFGTYAGLVVPTILEKFKEKKPQVVQALQEAIDAVFLTTTLQNISEDVLGVMDNKNPSIKQQASLFLARSFCRCTPSTLPKSVLKPFCAAFLKQVNDSAPEVRDAAFEALGTAMKVVGEKAVNPFLTDVDKLKLDKIKECADKVELVGKKGGGGGGEKKEKPAAKAPPPVEAPAKPSGPSKKAPPAKAAGPPKKGKPASAPSAKSKKAPDMKEVVETELSLEVCEEKAAAVLPASCMQLLDSGNWKERLASMEEFQRAVEQMDKSEMPCQALVRMLAKKPGWKETNFQVMQMKLHVVGLIAKKGLFSKTSALVVLDGLVDKVGDVKCGSNAKEGLTAIGEACSLPWTAEQVVSLAFAQKNPKNQAETLNWLANAMKEFGFAGINVKAFINNVKTALGATNPAVRTSAIALLGVMFLYMGAPLRMFFEDEKPALLSQIDAEFEKMQGQSPPAPIRGARKAGAEEEGDAAEEEEVDGGSGDIMDLLPRTDISDKITYDMVSKISDKNWKVRKEGLDEVAAVISEAKFIQASIGELPMALKGRLNDSNKLLVQQTLNILQQIATAMGPSLKQHVKNLGIPVITVLGDSKSNVRAAAMTTLNAWVEQTGMKEWLEGEDLAEELKKENPFLRQELLGWLAEKLPTLRTVPADLMLCVPNLYACLEDRSGDVRKKAQDALPTFMMHLGYEKMVKATGKLKPASKDQVVGMLEKARAVMPAKPAAPAKAAASKSASSASAAKPASAPARNQSPIDDFSEPEPKPDTKKAKPAGPAAKKRESMELKVKGEKDNAKQNRLSRGTPTSEKGVVGKKPAAKVGAKDEEDRSGPIFILVPNGKEQRIKDERALKILKWNFTTPRDEYVEQLKTQMSTSLAKWLQDELFHFDFQRHVKAIGAMIEHMEPEFDAVIGCLDLVLKWFTLRFFDTNTSVLMKALEFLKLLFTMLSRKNYQLSDYEASSFIPYLILKVGESKDVVRKDVRAILTMLCKVYAASKVFPFLLDGTKSKNSKQRSECLEELGCLIENFGMNVCQPTPAKALKEIAIHIGDRDTTVRNSALNTVLAAYNACGEQVFKLIGNLSEKEMSMLEERIKRSAKKTPAAPTKQERPQREHPTNPNATFLRKPAQEEVPNKLNQARAQNAHLEQSAPSIPKEFQLDLDVFENNHTCASDIPDLVQHKLDDFLEPVMIPERKMHPVSPHFDDIHNSTASTINFVISQVASGDINTSIQALAQIDEVLRQADKAEAMSGHIDQFLIATFMQLRLIYNTHMADDRLDKKDIFKLYSCIIGNMLSLFSMESLAREASMGVLKDLMHGLITLMLDSRVEDIEDGQQLIRSVNLLVVRVLEKSDQTNILSALLVLLQDSLISTAGSPMFSELVMKCLWRMIRFLPQTINSINLDRILLDVHNFMKVFPKEKLKQLKSDVPHRTLKTLLHTLCRLTGAKILDHMSMIENRNESELEAHLRRVVKHSANLSGLKSDKSTEKGALRSDDKLIKAKVSDILSEIFKKIGSKENTKEGLTELYEYKQKYSDADLEPFLRNTSQFFQSYVERGLRVIESEREGKGRIQTSTVIPQHSTDSYLPSSSTVPISSNGEDLNAAAYYERLKILRQRRGLENSTPEEDRPPLSSLRPSVASSTDMLHSKLSQLKESREHFQQEQSHSHSPTRSSSPASNLDDLKKRLERIKSNRQ, from the exons ATGGGGGATGACAGTGAATGGATGAAGTTACCTGTCGACCAGAAATGTGAACACAAG ATTTGGAAAGCGAGATTAAATGGATACGAGGAAGCGTTGAAGCTCTTCCAGAAGATAGGAGACGAGAAGAGCCCGGAATGGGGCAAATACCTTGGACTGGTCAAGAAATTCGTAACAGATTCCAATGCTGTAGCCCAACTCAAAGGACTGGAGGCGGCACTTGTTTATATTGAGAATGCACACGTGGCTGGAAA GACAACAGGGGAAGTGGTTTCTGGAGTAGTCTGCAAAGTCTTCAACCAGCCCAAAGCGCGAGCCAAAGAGCTGGGGACTGATATCTGCCTCATGTACATAGAGATTGAGAAAGCAGAAGTGGTCCAGGATGAGCTGATCAAAGGACTGGATAACAAGAACCCCAAGATTATTGTTGCTTGCATTGAGACGCTAAGGAAGGCACTTTG TGAATTTGGATCGAAGATCATAACGCTCAAGCCTATAGTGAAAGTGTTGCCAAAACTGTTTGAGTCTCGAGAAAAGGCAGTTCGAGACGAGGCCAAATTGTTAGCGGTGGAGATCTATAGATGGATCCGCGATGCTCTGCGCGCTCCCCTCCAGAATATTAATTCTGTACAG TTGAAAGATTTGGAGGAAGAATGGGTGAAACTCCCAACTACAGCTCCTAAGCAGAGCAGGTTCTTGCGCTCTCAACAGGACCTAAAGGCCAAGTTTGAGCAGCAGCAAGCTGCAGGAGGAGATGAGGCGGACG GGGCTGATGATGAGGAGGCTGAAGTTCCTCAGGTGGATCCTTATGAGCTCCTGGAAGCCGTGGAGATCCTTTCAAAACTTCCTAAAGACTTCTATGAAAAAATC GAAGCAAAAAAATGGCAGGAGAGGAAGGAAGCATTAGAGGCAGTGGAGGCTTTGACTAAGAACCCAAAGCTTGAGAATGGAGACTATGGGGACCTGGTCCGAGCATTAAAAAAG gtTATTGGGAAAGATGCCAATGTGATGCTTGTGGCCATGGCAGCCAAGTGCTTGGCTGGACTGGCAACAGGACTGAGGAAGAAGTTTGGGACATATGCAGGTCTT GTGGTGCCAACAATCTTGGAGAAGTTCAAGGAGAAGAAACCTCAGGTGGTCCAGGCCTTGCAGGAGGCCATTGATGCAGTCTTCCTTACT ACAACCTTGCAGAACATCAGTGAGGATGTTCTGGGAGTGATGGACAACAAGAACCCCTCCATCAAGCAACAGGCTTCACTGTTCCTCGCCAGAAGCTTCTGTCGCTGCACCCCAAGCACGTTGCCAAAAAGCGTTCTGAAACCGTTCTGTGCAGCATTCCTCAAG CAAGTGAATGATTCTGCTCCGGAGGTCAGAGATGCTGCTTTTGAGGCTTTAGGGACAGCCATGAAGGTGGTGGGGGAGAAAGCAGTCAACCCATTCCTAACTGATGTGGACAAACTCAAGTTGGACAAG ATAAAAGAATGTGCTGATAAAGTGGAGCTTGTTGGCAAGAAAGGAGGTGGTGGTGGAGGAGAGAAGAAAGAGAAACCTGCTGCAAAAGCACCTCCACCTGTTGAAGCACCCGCCAAACCATCCGGGCCTTCGAAGAAAGCTCCTCCAGCGAAG GCTGCAGGACCTCCCAAAAAGGGCAAACCTGCCTCTGCCCCAAGTGCGAAGTCCAAGAAAGCTCCAGACATGAAGGAAGTTGTCGAGACCGAGTTATCG CTGGAAGTGTGTGAGGAGAAGGCGGCTGCTGTGCTCCCAGCCTCTTGTATGCAGCTGCTGGACAGCGGCAACTGGAAGGAGAGACTTGCTAGCATGGAGGAGTTTCAAAGG GCTGTGGAGCAGATGGACAAATCTGAAATGCCATGCCAGGCTTTAGTCAGGATGCTGGCTAAGAAACCTGGATGGAAAGAGACCAACTTTCAG gTGATGCAGATGAAGCTCCACGTTGTAGGTCTAATTGCAAAAAAGGGATTGTTCTCAAAGACATCTGCGCTGGTGGTTCTGGATGGCCTGGTTGATAAGGTTGGTGACGTGAAGTGTGGAAGTAACGCTAAAGAGGGACTCACTGCGATCGGGGAGGCCTGTTCTCTGCCCTGGACTGCTGAACAG GTTGTCTCGCTGGCTTTTGctcaaaaaaatcctaaaaaccAAGCAGAGACATTGAACTGGTTGGCCAATGCCATGAAGGAATTTGGATTTGCAGG AATCAATGTCAAGGCGTTCATCAACAATGTCAAGACTGCTCTGGGTGCCACGAATCCT GCTGTGAGGACATCAGCGATTGCTCTGTTGGGTGTCATGTTCTTGTACATGGGCGCTCCCCTGCGCATGTTCTTTGAAGACGAAAAACCAGCCCTCCTTTCTCAAATAGATGCTGAGTTTGAGAAG ATGCAGGGTCAGTCTCCTCCCGCCCCAATCCGTGGTGCCAGAAAAGCAGGAGCTGAGGAGGAGGGAGATGCGGCTGAAGAGGAGGAGGTGGACGGTGGATCCGGAGACATCATGGACCTGCTGCCTAGAACTGATATCAG TGATAAAATCACATATGACATGGTGTCAAAGATTAGTGACAAGAACTGGAAGGTCAGAAAGGAGGGCCTTGATGAGGTGGCAGCAGTCATTTCTGAGGCCAAATTCATCCAGGCCAGCATCGGCGAGCTACCGATGGCACTGAAGGGCCGCCTCAATGACTCCAACAAACTACTG GTCCAGCAGACTCTCAATATTCTGCAGCAGATAGCCACTGCCATGGGTCCATCTCTCAAGCAGCACGTCAAGAACCTGGGAATTCCAGTCATTACCGTTCTTGGTGACAGCAAG TCTAACGTCCGTGCTGCTGCCATGACGACACTGAACGCTTGGGTGGAGCAGACCGGAATGAAGGAGTGGCTTGAAGGAGAAGACCTAGCAGAGGAGCTCAAGAAGGAAAACCCCTTCCTCAGACAGGAG TTGCTGGGCTGGCTGGCTGAGAAGTTGCCCACCCTGCGTACCGTGCCAGCAGACCTCATGCTGTGTGTGCCTAACCTGTATGCCTGCCTGGAGGACCGCAGCGGCGATGTGCGCAAGAAAGCTCAGGATGCCCTTCCCACCTTCATGATGCACCTGGGCTATGAGAAAATGGTCAAGGCTACCGGCAAACTGAAG CCGGCTTCAAAGGACCAGGTGGTTGGCATGCTGGAGAAAGCCAGGGCCGTGATGCCAGCCAAACCTGCAGCTCCTGCCAAAGCTGCAGCCTCCAAATCCGCCTCCAGTGCTTCTGCTGCCAAACCAGCTTCAG ctcCAGCCAGGAACCAAAGTCCCATTGACGATTTCAGCGAACCAGAACCCAAACCAGACACAAAGAAAGCTAAACCAGCAGGTCCTGCAGCTAAAAAG AGAGAGAGCATGGAGCTCAAGGTGAAAGGAGAGAAAGATAATGCTAAACAAAACAGGCTCTCAAGAGGGACGCCTACCAGCGAGAAg GGTGTTGTGGGCAAGAAACCTGCAGCTAAGGTTGGGGCAAAGGATGAGGAGGACAGATCTGGTCCCATCTTCATCCTCGTTCCCAATGGCAAAGAGCAGAGGATCAAGGATGAGAGGGCGTTAAAG ATTCTGAAGTGGAACTTCACGACTCCTCGGGATGAGTATGTGGAGCAGCTGAAGACTCAAATGTCAACAAGTCTGGCCAAGTGGCTCCAAGATGAACTCTTCCACTTTGACTTTCAGCGCCATGTAAAAGCTATTGGAGCCATGATAGAA cacatggagccggaatttgacgctgtgattggctgtctTGACCTGGTGTTGAAGTGGTTCACCTTGCGGTTCTTTGACACCAACACCAGTGTGCTGATGAAAGCCCTGGAGTTCCTCAAACTGCTCTTCACCATGCTGAGCAGGAAGAACTACCAACTCAGCGACTACGAGGCCTCATCCTTCATACCCTACTTGATCCTCAAG GTTGGAGAATCAAAAGATGTGGTGCGCAAAGACGTCCGTGCTATTTTGACGATGTTGTGTAAAGTCTATGCAGCCAGTAAAGTCTTCCCCTTCCTTCTGGATGGAACCAAATCAAAGAACTCGAAGCAGAGATCTG AATGTCTTGAGGAGCTTGGGTGCCTGATTGAGAACTTCGGTATGAATGTGTGCCAGCCGACTCCGGCCAAGGCTCTTAAAGAAATCGCCATTCACATCGGTGACCGTGACACTACGGTCCGCAATTCTGCTCTCAATACAGTCCTGGCTGCCTACAACGCCTGTGGAGAGCAGGTCTTCAAACTTATTGGCAAT CTCTCAGAGAAAGAAATGAGCATGCTTGAGGAGAGAATCAAACGTTCGGCCAAGAAGACGCCTGCGGCCCCAACCAAACAGGAGCGACCCCAGAGAGAGCATCCCACCAATCCCAATGCAACCTTCCTCCGCAAGCCTGCCCAAGAGGAAGTGCCCAATAAGCTCAA TCAAGCTCGGGCGCAGAACGCTCACTTGGAGCAGTCGGCTCCGTCCATCCCGAAAGAGTTTCAGCTGGATCTGGACGTGTTCGAGAACAACCACACCTGTGCCAGCGATATCCCTGACCTGGTGCAGCACAAACTGGACGATTTTCTGGAGCCGGTCATGATTCCCGAGCGCAA aATGCATCCGGTCTCTCCTCATTTTGACGACATTCACAATAGCACTGCCTCCACCATCAACTTCGTCATCTCACAGGTGGCCAGCGGGGACATTAACACTAGTATCCAGGCCTTGGCGCAG ATTGATGAGGTCTTGAGGCAGGCGGACAAAGCGGAAGCTATGTCTGGACACATCGACCAGTTCCTCATCGCCACCTTCATGCAGCTGCGGCtcatttacaacacacacatgGCTGACGATCGGCTGGACAAGAAGGACATCTTCAAACTCTACAGCTGCATCATAGGAAACATGCTCTCT CTGTTCTCGATGGAGAGTCTAGCGCGGGAGGCCTCCATGGGCGTCCTGAAGGACCTGATGCACGGTCTGATCACGCTGATGTTGGACTCCAGGGTGGAGGACATCGAGGACGGACAGCAGCTCATTCGCTCCGTCAATCTCCTTGTGGTTCGAGTGCTGGAGAAATCCGACCAGACCAATATTCTAAG TGCTTTGCTGGTGTTGCTGCAGGACAGTCTTATCAGCACCGCCGGCTCCCCCATGTTCTCGGAACTTGTCATGAAG TGTCTATGGAGAATGATCCGTTTCCTGCCTCAGACCATCAACAGTATTAATCTGGACCGCATCCTGCTGGACGTGCACAACTTCATGAAGGTTTTCCCCAAAGAGAAGCTCAAACAGCTCAAGAGTGACGTTCCCCACCGGACACTGAAGACACTGCTGCACACGCTCTGCAGGCTCACTGGCGCCAAG ATATTAGATCACATGTCCATGATTGAGAACCGCAATGAGTCTGAACTGGAGGCGCACCTGAGGCGGGTGGTCAAGCATTCGGCAAACCTGTCGGGGCTCAAGTCGGACAAGAGCACAGAGAAGGGCGCCCTCAGATCG GATGACAAATTGATCAAGGCCAAAGTGAGTGACATCCTGTCTGAGATCTTTAAAAAGATTGGCTCCAAGGAGAACACTAAAGAG GGTCTGACGGAGCTGTATGAATACAAGCAGAAGTACTCTGATGCAGACCTCGAGCCCTTTTTGAGGAACACGTCCCAGTTCTTCCAGAGCTATGTGGAGCGAGGACTTCGCGTGATTGAGTCTGAGCGTGAAGGAAAGGGCCGAATCCAGACCTCCACAG TAATCCCGCAGCACAGCACAGACTCGTATCTGCCGAGCTCCAGCACTGTGCCCATCAGCAGTAACGGAGAAGATCTGAACGCCGCCGCCTACTACGAGAGACTGAAGATCTTACGGCAACGGCGCGGCCTAGAGAACTCAACG CCAGAGGAAGACCGACCTCCTCTCAGCTCCCTGAGACCATCGGTGGCCTCCTCCACAGACATGCTCCACAGCAAACTGTCCCAACTGAAGGAATCCCGTGAGCACTTCCAGCAGGAGCAGTCCCACTCCCACAGCCCCACCCGCTCCTCCTCCCCCGCCTCCAACCTCGACGACCTCAAAAAGAGGCTGGAGAGGATAAAGAGCAACCGGCAGTAG